In a single window of the Drosophila miranda strain MSH22 chromosome XL, D.miranda_PacBio2.1, whole genome shotgun sequence genome:
- the LOC108155335 gene encoding vacuolar protein sorting-associated protein 4B, with the protein MASGSTLQKAIDLVTKATEEDRNKNYAEALRLYEHGVEYFLHTIKYEAQGEKAKDSIRVKCLQYLDRAEKLKEYLKKGKKKPIKEGDESSSKDDKDKKSDSDDEEDDPEKKKLQAKLEGAIVIEKPHVQWSDVAGLDAAKEALKEAVILPIKFPQLFTGKRIPWKGILLFGPPGTGKSYLAKAVATEANRSTFFSVSSSDLMSKWLGESEKLVKNLFELARQHKPSIIFIDEIDSMCSARSDNENDSVRRIKTEFLVQMQGVGNDTDGILVLGATNIPWVLDSAIRRRFEKRIYIPLPEAHARLVMFKIHLGNTTHVLTEQDLKELAGKTEGYSGADISIVVRDALMEPVRKVQMATHFKKVTGPSPTNKDETVDDLLIPCSPGDAGAVEMNWMDVPSDKLFEPAVTMRDMLKSLSRTKPTVNDDDLKKLRKFTEDFGQEG; encoded by the exons ATGGCGTCCGGCTCTACATTACAGAAGGCCATCGATCTAGTGACCAAGGCCACCGAGGAGGATCGCAACAAGAACTATGCCGAGGCACTGCGCCTCTATGAGCATGGCGTGGAGTACTTTCTACATACGATTAAGT ACGAGGCGCAGGGCGAGAAGGCCAAGGACTCGATCAGAGTCAAGTGTCTACAGTATTTGGATCGGGCCGAGAAGCTCAAGGAGTACCTGAAGAAGGGCAAGAAGAAGCCGATCAAGGAGGGCGACGAGTCCAGCTCCAAGGACGACAAGGACAAGAAGAGCGACAGCGATGACGAGGAGGATGACCCGGAGAAAAAGAAGCTACAGGCCAAGCTGGAGGGGGCGATTGTCATCGAGAAGCCTCACGTGCAGTGGTCAGATGTGGCCGGCCTGGATGCTGCCAAGGAGGCCCTAAAAGAGGCCGTCATCTTGCCCATTAAATTCCCACAGCTATTCACCGGCAAGCGCATACCCTGGAAGGGCATCCTCCTGTTCGGCCCACCCGGTACGGGCAAGTCCTACCTGGCCAAGGCAGTCGCCACCGAGGCCAACCGGTCCACATTCTTCTCAGTGTCCAGCTCCGATCTGATGTCCAAATGGCTGGGCGAGTCCGAGAAGCTGGTCAAGAATCTCTTCGAACTGGCCCGCCAGCACAAGCCATCGATCATATTCATCGACGAGATCGATTCCATGTGCTCAGCCCGTTCCGACAACGAGAACGACAGTGTGCGTCGCATCAAGACCGAATTCCTGGTGCAGATGCAGGGCGTCGGCAACGACACTGACGGCATCCTGGTCCTGGGCGCCACCAATATACCCTGGGTCCTCGACTCTGCCATCCGGCGACGATTCGAGAAGCGCATCTATATTCCGCTGCCGGAGGCGCATGCTCGCCTTGTCATGTTCAAGATACACTTGGGCAACACCACACACGTCCTCACTGAGCAGGATCTAAAGGAACTGGCTGGCAAAACCGAGGG ATACTCTGGCGCGGATATATCGATTGTTGTGCGCGATGCACTGATGGAGCCTGTGCGAAAGGTCCAAATGGCCACGCACTTCAAAAAGGTGACGGGACCCAGTCCCACGAATAAGGACGAGACTGTCGATGACCTGCTTATCCCATGCTCTCCAGGCGATGCGGGTGCCGTCGAGATGAACTGGATGGATGTGCCCAGCGACAAGCTCTTCGAACCGGCCGTGACCATG
- the LOC108155329 gene encoding tRNA-dihydrouridine(20) synthase [NAD(P)+]-like, translated as MQFLSRPRWFSFLKKFQIMTIPKPRQKLDYRNKLILAPMVRVGTLPMRLLALEMGADIVYTEELIDLKLIKSIRRHNPALGTVDFVDPSDGTVVFRTCALETSRLVLQMGTSDATRALAVGKLLQQDISGLDINMGCPKEFSIKGGMGAALLADPDKAALILRTLCSNLDIPVTCKIRILPDLDDTISLVQKLADTGIAAIGIHARTRDERPQHPPHPDVLRAVAKAVSIPIIANGGSRNVQKYEDILKFQLECGADSVMVARAAQINVSIFRRDGLLPMDELIERYLRLCVDYDNAPHNAKYCVQNMLKELQETPRGKRFLQCQTLQQICEIWHLGDYCRRKQKELRKLGNSGRAEVEPPEAQAKRQKLEEAATAITDEYEGVICRSMPFLRSTYASDNHLPKTVLYVYAGKMGKSPPAYETQQCDKLFRAICSYDDQRYSSTFWEKNKKQAEQGAALVALLHIGQLQEEPLRENGSLIN; from the exons ATGCAATTTTTGTCGAGGCCTAGGTGGTTTTCGTTTTTAAAGAAATTCCAAATCATGACGATTCCAAAGCCGCGACAGAAGCTGGATTACCGCAACAAGCTCATACTGGCACCTATGGTGCGGGTGGGCACCCTGCCCATGCGTCTGCTGGCCCTGGAAATGGGCGCTGACATCGTTTACACCGAGGAGCTGATCGATCTGAAGCTAATCAAAAGCATTAGGCGGCATAACC CCGCCCTGGGGACTGTGGACTTTGTGGATCCCTCGGATGGGACGGTGGTGTTTCGCACTTGTGCCTTGGAGACATCGCGTCTGGTCCTGCAAATGGGCACCAGCGATGCGACACGTGCTCTGGCCGTGGGTAAGCTGCTGCAGCAGGACATTTCCGGCCTGGACATCAATATGGGCTGCCCCAAGGAGTTCTCCATCAAGGGTGGCATGGGCGCAGCCCTGCTGGCGGACCCCGACAAGGCTGCTCTCATTCTGCGTACTCTGTGCTCCAATCTGGACATTCCCGTGACCTGCAAAATCCGAATTCTTCCCGATCTGGATGACACCATTAGTCTGGTGCAGAAGCTGGCCGACACAGGAATTGCGGCCATCGGTATCCATGCTAGAACCCGCGATGAGCGTCCACAGCATCCTCCCCATCCTGATGTGCTGCGTGCCGTGGCCAAGGCCGTCTCCATACCCATCATCGCCAACGGAGGCTCCCGAAACGTGCAAAAGTACGAGGATATTCTGAAATTTCAGCTGGAATGTGGCGCCGATAGCGTAATGGTGGCCCGAGCCGCTCAAATCAATGTCAGTATATTTCGGCGCGACGGTCTCCTGCCCATGGACGAGCTGATCGAAAGGTATCTGCGGCTTTGTGTGGACTACGACAATGCCCCGCACAATGCCAAATATTGTGTCCAGAACATGCTCAAGGAGCTGCAGGAGACGCCGCGTGGTAAGCGCTTCCTTCAATGCCAGACGCTGCAGCAAATATGCGAGATCTGGCATCTGGGCGACTACTGTCGCCGCAAGCAAAAAGAGCTGCGCAAACTGGGAAATTCTGGACGGGCAGAGGTTGAGCCACCAGAGGCACAGGCCAAGCGACAGAAACTGGAAGAGGCGGCCACTGCCATCACGGATGAATATGAGGGCGTCATCTGTCGTAGCATGCCATTTTTAAGGTCCACCTATGCCAGTG ACAATCATCTGCCCAAGACCGTACTGTATGTGTACGCTGGAAAGATGGGCAAATCCCCGCCCGCCTATGAGACGCAGCAATGCGATAAGCTGTTCCGTGCCATTTGCAGCTACGATGACCAACGCTACAGCAGCACCTTTTGGGAGAAGAACAAGAAGCAGGCCGAACAGGGGGCGGCTCTGGTGGCCCTTTTGCATATCGGGCAGCTTCAAGAAGAGCCTCTGCGCGAGAATGGCAGTCTGATCAACTGA
- the LOC108155312 gene encoding mRNA-capping enzyme, which produces MSQSHRDRGGGSGPLPNRWLYCPRKSDSIIAERFLAFKTPLSQAFKDKMPIECTFRPEMLFDYCKTVKHKLGLWVDLTNTKRFYDRSTVEERGAQYIKLQCRGHGETPSHEQTRSFIEIVDNFITERPFDVIAVHCTHGFNRTGFLIVSYMVERLDCSLEAALSVFANARPPGIYKQDYIDELYKRFELGEDAPQAPEQPNWCLEYDDSNGDDDILPSRKRPNDDSSTSSSTSQQAAAGDGNEDDADDVDGEEGEGGEGGEANGSKKKRRREMVVRNATFMDGVPGVRQVCDQPRLGDLQSRVQNWCHWNKNGFPGSQPVSMDRRNIKRLSEIPYRVSWKADGTRYMMLIDGQDEVYFFDRNHSCFQVENVTFLDGKNLNDHLDGTLVDGEMVLDRIDDGVMPRYLIYDIVRLSNRDVREEPFFPNRLDYIKNDVIGPRISGMKQGIIVQKLQAFSVRAKDFWDIWMSARLLGEKFARSLAHEPDGLIFQPSHQPYTAGVCPNVFKWKPHELNSVDFRLKIITERGEGLLTKKVGFLYVGGHDAPFGRMQKLTKDIRDVDNKIVECTMNQFGNWEFMRERTDKKHPNSFNTARAVVESIKQPVTKDYLLNYIANCGFRDDHTMMPPPHNAHHSHGAMQHAQHHQGAPPHGQHRSV; this is translated from the exons ATGTCTCAATCGCATCGTGACCGAGGTGGCGGCTCCGGGCCACTGCCAAATCGTTGGCTATATTGCCCTCGGAAAAGCGACTCGATCATTGCCGAGCGTTTTCTGGCCTTTAAGACACCACTCAGTCAGGCATTCAAGGACAAAATGCCCATCGAGTGCACCTTTCGTCCTGAGATGCTCTTTGACTACTGCAAGACAGTGAAG CACAAGCTAGGTCTCTGGGTGGACTTGACCAACACGAAACGATTCTATGATCGCTCGACGGTTGAGGAGCGCGGGGCGCAATATATTAAGCTGCAGTGTCGCGGCCATGGTGAGACTCCCTCGCACGAGCAGACGCGCAGCTTCATTGAAATTGTCGACAACTTCATCACGGAGCGTCCCTTCGATGTGATCGCCGTCCATTGCACGCATGGCTTCAATCGCACGGGCTTCCTGATTGTCTCCTATATGGTCGAGCGTCTCGATTGCTCCTTGGAGGCAGCCCTATCCGTCTTTGCCAACGCCCGGCCGCCGGGCATCTACAAGCAGGACTATATTGATGAGCTATACAAACGGTTTGAGCTTGGCGAGGATGCTCCCCAGGCGCCAGAACAGCCCAACTGGTGTCTGGAGTACGACGACAGCAATGGCGATGATGACATCTTGCCGAGCAGAAAGCGCCCCAACGATGACAGCAGCACCTCTTCGTCCACATCGCAACAGGCAGCAGCTGGGGATGGCAACGAAGACGACGCCGATGACGTGGATGGGGAGGAGGGCGAGGGCGGCGAGGGTGGCGAGGCCAATGGTTCGAAGAAGAAGCGACGACGGGAGATGGTCGTAAGGAATGCCACATTCATGGACGGAGTCCCCGGGGTACGACAAGTCTGCGATCAGCCGCGTTTGGGCGACCTCCAGTCGAGGGTGCAGAACTGGTGTCACTGGAACAAGAATGGCTTCCCCGGCTCCCAGCCGGTGTCCATGGACAGGCGTAATATCAAGCGACTGAGCGAGATACCCTATCGCGTTTCCTGGAAAGCCGATGGCACACGCTACATGATGCTCATCGATGGCCAAGACGAGGTGTACTTCTTTGACCGAAATCACTCATGTTTCCAGGTGGAGAATGTCACGTTTCTCGATGGCAAGAATCTAAACGATCATCTCGATGGCACCCTGGTGGATGGG GAAATGGTGCTGGACAGGATCGATGACGGTGTGATGCCGCGTTACCTCATCTATGACATTGTACGGCTCTCCAATCGAGATGTGCGCGAGGAGCCCTTCTTTCCCAATCGACTGGATTACATCAAAAACGATGTGATAG GTCCCCGCATCTCGGGCATGAAGCAGGGCATCATTGTCCAAAAACTACAGGCATTCAGTGTGCGGGCCAAGGATTTTTGGGACATTTGGATGTCTGCCCGCCTGCTGGGCGAGAAGTTCGCCCGTTCGTTGGCCCACGAGCCCGATGGTTTGATATTTCAGCCTTCGCATCAGCCCTACACGGCCGGCGTCTGTCCGAATGTCTTCAAATGGAAGCCCCACGAACTCAACTCTGTGGATTTTCGGCTCAAGATCATCACAGAACGCGGCGAAGG ACTGCTGACCAAAAAGGTTGGCTTCCTTTATGTGGGCGGACATGACGCACCGTTCGGGCGTATGCAAAAGTTGACCAAGGATATCCGTGATGTGGATAACAAGATTGTGGAGTGCACCATGAATCAGTTTGGCAACTGGGAGTTTATGCGAGAGCGAACAGACAAGAAGCATCCAAATAGCTTCAATACAGCACGCG CCGTTGTGGAGAGCATAAAGCAACCGGTTACAAAGGATTATCTGCTTAATTATATTGCCAATTGTGGATTTCGTGATGATCATACCATGATGCCGCCACCTCATAATGCCCACCATTCCCATGGTGCCATGCAGCATGCCCAACATCATCAGGGGGCACCACCACATGGTCAGCATCGGTCCGTTTGA
- the LOC108164910 gene encoding uncharacterized protein LOC108164910, translating to MLSGWMSQRSAPALTRSMITGRSRSRSPISSSIFRTIWMVFSSRPIATVIKSFEMAAPAAAPASVKRLPDPDPKIAAVAAMPKITITSSSTTSSSSCSRGAAVPKSPDGLTALVAKKSLTSMSDEEIIQENLKEILDLKSREERKANGRLVAVIVCFLVIFLAIYHAWIQDALAGVLVPAGIMLSYFAWVVVLAKRDKHKRAMFEKHIEEVAMKNKSELEEKHSRMKHSHGHGHGHTVTAMNADQQSCSGSASSSLHYVNELLPNGEHRKKQRRHRQRHGEGERPGRAHRATGATTEATVHRSGGAKRPSIRQKLFGQSIAHVKLVETQSDSMDSTGGGPTAPTGPSSEKRKRLQRMDNLPMPQVVRMSSAP from the exons ATGCTGTCTGGATGGATGAGCCAACGCTCTGCACCGGCTCTCACTCGCTCAATGATCACTGGCCGGTCGCGATCACGATCTCCGATCTCCAGTTCCATTTTCCGTACCATTTGGATGGTTTTTAGTTCGCGGCCAATTGCCACAGTAATTAAATCGTTCGAAATGGCTGCCCCCGCAGCAGCCCCAGCATCCGTTAAACGCctgccagacccagacccaaaGATTGCTGCAGTCGCAGCCATGCCCAAAATAACAAttacaagcagcagcaccaccagcagcagcagctgcagtaGAGGTGCCGCTGTGCCCAAATCTCCAGATGGTCTTACCGCCTTGGTGGCCAAAAAGAGTCTCACCTCCATGTCCGATGAGGAAATTATTCAGGAGAATCTCAAGGAAATACTGGATCTTAAATCCCGC GAGGAGCGCAAAGCCAATGGACGCCTGGTGGCCGTCATTGTTTGTTTTCTGG TGATCTTTCTGGCCATTTATCATGCCTGGATACAGGATGCCCTGGCTGGGGTCTTGGTGCCGGCCGGCATAATGCTGTCCTATTTCGCTTGGGTCGTGGTCCTGGCCAAAAGGGATAAGCACAAACGTGCCATGTTT GAAAAGCATATCGAGGAGGTGGCCATGAAGAACAAGAGCGAACTGGAGGAGAAGCATTCCCGAATGAAGCACTCTCACggccacggacacggacacacgGTCACCGCCATGAATGCGGACCAGCAGAGCTGCAGCGGCAGTGCCTCGAGCAGTCTGCACTACGTTAACGAGCTGCTGCCAAATGGAGAGCACCGCAAGAAACAGCGCCGCCACAGACAGCGGCacggggagggggagaggcCAGGACGCGCGCACCGTGCGACTGGTGCCACCACAGAGGCAACGGTGCATCGCAGCGGAGGGGCAAAGAGGCCCAGCATTAGGCAGAAGCTGTTCGGCCAGAGCATCGCACATGTGAAGCTGGTGGAGACGCAAAGCGACAGCATGGACTCAACGGGCGGCGGCCCCACTGCTCCCACTGGTCCCAGCAGCGAGAAGCGCAAGAGGCTGCAGCGCATGGACAACCTGCCCATGCCCCAGGTGGTGCGCATGAGCTCAGCGCCATAG
- the LOC117192357 gene encoding uncharacterized protein LOC117192357 isoform X1 → MDLRSWKSVILAWVQKCGFVDENVLTIEQSNIYKFFERYLEYDNMHLSLDTTGSEHSDLSSRNDTPLIKFLQTVYPDFGANLDTSGNLDRSDYYLVYTLMLHYACVTTKSTQYQLKCTELPEHIQKAIASFLSRIVNSQKITRLCLGEALETTKKFFEPATPPAMVLPDTPSTVQTEAAIIPPPPTPRLLAHP, encoded by the exons ATGGATCTCCGAAGCTGGAAGTCGGTGATCCTCGCTTGG GTACAGAAATGCGGCTTCGTGGACGAAAATGTGCTGACTATCGAACAATCAAACATCTATAAATTCTTCGAGCGCTACCTGGAGTATGATAACATGCATCTCTCTCTGGACACCACGGGCTCGGAGCACAGCGATCTCAGCTCGCGCAATGATACACCGCTGATCAAATTTTTGCAAA CCGTTTATCCAGACTTTGGTGCCAATCTGGATACAAGTGGAAACCTCGATCGCAGCGACTATTATCTGGTGTACACATTGATGCTGCACTATGCATGTGTCACTACAAAGAGTACACAATATCAACTCAAATGCACAGAGCTCCCGGAGCACATTCAAAAGGCCATAGCATCGTTTTTGTCGCGCATCGTTAATAGTCAGAAGATAACACGTTTATGCCTGGGCGAGGCACTTGAAACGACTAAGAAATTTTTCGAGCCCGCCACACCGCCTGCAATGGTCTTGCCGGATACGCCGAGCACTGTCCAAACGGAGGCCGCCATCATTCCCCCCCCGCCGACCCCGAGACTCCTGGCACACCCGTAA
- the LOC117192357 gene encoding uncharacterized protein LOC117192357 isoform X2 yields MHLSLDTTGSEHSDLSSRNDTPLIKFLQTVYPDFGANLDTSGNLDRSDYYLVYTLMLHYACVTTKSTQYQLKCTELPEHIQKAIASFLSRIVNSQKITRLCLGEALETTKKFFEPATPPAMVLPDTPSTVQTEAAIIPPPPTPRLLAHP; encoded by the exons ATGCATCTCTCTCTGGACACCACGGGCTCGGAGCACAGCGATCTCAGCTCGCGCAATGATACACCGCTGATCAAATTTTTGCAAA CCGTTTATCCAGACTTTGGTGCCAATCTGGATACAAGTGGAAACCTCGATCGCAGCGACTATTATCTGGTGTACACATTGATGCTGCACTATGCATGTGTCACTACAAAGAGTACACAATATCAACTCAAATGCACAGAGCTCCCGGAGCACATTCAAAAGGCCATAGCATCGTTTTTGTCGCGCATCGTTAATAGTCAGAAGATAACACGTTTATGCCTGGGCGAGGCACTTGAAACGACTAAGAAATTTTTCGAGCCCGCCACACCGCCTGCAATGGTCTTGCCGGATACGCCGAGCACTGTCCAAACGGAGGCCGCCATCATTCCCCCCCCGCCGACCCCGAGACTCCTGGCACACCCGTAA